From Sphingomonas hengshuiensis, one genomic window encodes:
- a CDS encoding IS5 family transposase (programmed frameshift) — translation MDRDILTDAQWAKIEPQCLGKPSDPGRSGRNNRLFLEAVLWIARTGSPWRDLPERFGNWSTAFRRFRDWREADVFRRIFDALSDDPDMEYAMVDATIVKVHRHGQGVKGGPRSQAIGRSKGGMTTKILVLTDALGNLVRFRLMPGQRNDSVEVPPLIDGIAFDGLIADKAFDSNALVTELNERGARVVISQHPGRAQKLKIDAAIYTWRHLVENFFCKLKEFKRIAMRACKTDRSFEAMIYLAAAIIKSR, via the exons ATGGATCGAGATATTCTGACGGACGCCCAGTGGGCGAAGATCGAGCCGCAGTGCCTGGGCAAGCCGAGCGACCCCGGACGTAGCGGGAGGAACAACCGGCTGTTCCTGGAGGCAGTGCTGTGGATTGCTCGCACGGGCAGTCCATGGCGCGATCTTCCGGAGCGGTTCGGCAACTGGAGCACGGCGTTTCGGCGGTTCCGCGACTGGCGGGAAGCCGATGTTTTCAGGCGTATATTCGATGCGCTGTCGGATGATCCGGATATGGAATACGCCATGGTCGATGCCACGATCGTGAAGGTCCACCGCCACGGGCAGGGCGTAAAAGGGGGAC CTCGGAGCCAGGCCATTGGCCGCTCCAAGGGCGGCATGACGACCAAGATCCTGGTGCTCACCGACGCGCTGGGCAATCTGGTGCGCTTCCGGCTGATGCCGGGCCAGCGCAATGACAGCGTCGAGGTGCCGCCGCTCATTGACGGCATCGCCTTTGACGGGCTGATCGCCGACAAGGCCTTCGACAGCAATGCGCTTGTCACCGAACTCAACGAGCGTGGCGCCCGCGTCGTCATCTCGCAGCACCCCGGCCGCGCACAGAAGCTCAAGATCGATGCCGCCATCTATACGTGGCGCCACCTCGTCGAAAACTTCTTCTGTAAACTCAAAGAGTTCAAGCGCATCGCCATGCGCGCCTGCAAAACAGACCGCAGCTTCGAGGCCATGATCTACCTCGCTGCCGCCATCATCAAATCTCGATGA
- a CDS encoding plasmid pRiA4b ORF-3 family protein: MSNAFIVRMTITLDDVTPAVSRVIEVPLGIRLDRLHSVFQAALAWTDSHLWELTFGRTGFGIPDPEYGFGGPLDARKTTLGQALEGMRGKTFRYLYDFGDAWEHSVKIQGIAPAEPQGSYPRLLAATGMRPPEDSGGPWGYAEMLEALADPTHEYHEEALEALGDDHDPDAQPDVDLIHNRLAVLAKK; this comes from the coding sequence TTGAGCAACGCCTTCATCGTGCGGATGACAATCACCTTGGACGACGTGACCCCGGCCGTCAGCCGCGTGATCGAAGTGCCGCTGGGTATCCGGCTTGACCGTCTTCACAGCGTCTTCCAGGCGGCATTGGCGTGGACGGACAGTCATCTGTGGGAGCTGACCTTCGGCCGTACTGGCTTCGGCATCCCGGATCCCGAATATGGCTTTGGCGGTCCGCTCGATGCCCGCAAAACGACCTTGGGTCAGGCTCTGGAGGGGATGAGGGGCAAGACCTTCCGATACCTTTACGACTTCGGTGATGCCTGGGAGCACAGCGTCAAAATCCAGGGCATCGCTCCGGCCGAGCCCCAAGGCAGCTATCCTCGCCTGCTCGCAGCGACCGGCATGCGACCGCCAGAGGACTCAGGCGGACCTTGGGGCTATGCCGAGATGCTAGAGGCTCTCGCCGATCCGACCCATGAATACCATGAGGAGGCGTTGGAAGCCTTGGGCGACGACCATGATCCCGATGCTCAGCCCGACGTCGACCTCATCCATAACCGCTTAGCAGTGCTCGCAAAGAAATGA
- a CDS encoding recombinase family protein: protein MIFEKIGPQHLGRKAILYVRQSSAHQVLHNRESSALQYAMRDRLVALGWSRIETVDDDLGRSAAGGVTRAGFDRMVAEVCLGKVGAAAAREVSRFARNSRDWQQLIEMCRVVDTVLIDQEIVRRARATIGCCWA from the coding sequence ATGATATTTGAGAAGATCGGCCCCCAGCATCTCGGGCGCAAGGCGATCCTTTATGTGCGGCAGTCGTCGGCGCATCAGGTCCTGCACAATCGGGAGAGCAGCGCCTTGCAATACGCCATGCGCGATCGCCTCGTGGCGCTGGGCTGGTCGCGCATCGAGACCGTCGATGACGATCTCGGGCGATCCGCAGCAGGCGGGGTGACGCGTGCCGGTTTCGACCGGATGGTGGCCGAGGTCTGCCTCGGCAAGGTCGGCGCCGCCGCGGCGCGGGAAGTCTCGCGTTTCGCCCGCAACAGTCGCGATTGGCAGCAACTCATCGAGATGTGCCGCGTCGTCGATACTGTACTGATCGACCAGGAGATCGTGCGCCGCGCCAGGGCAACGATCGGCTGCTGCTGGGCCTGA
- a CDS encoding recombinase family protein, translated as MPRRRYCTDRPGDRAPRQGNDRLLLGLKGSLNEYELDLLRQRSLSARYEKARRGELIVAAPVGFVKAGGRIEKDPDRRVQEAIALVFDKVSELGSARRALLWFREHGLDLPARRNNGDVVWRRPSYATIHRMIDNPIYGGAYAYGKTSVVAGYDGTTMRSRSRRKGRDEWLALIPGSHEGYVSWERSEDIRKQVSDNVPISRHHGAPKHGDALLAGLVRCRRCGRKLTVRYTGTKHDIPRYSCWRGLLDNGEPRCIAFGGLRVDDAIEQALIPVIEPGAITAAVEAETQASGHRDQVRDALTRDLEAASYDVDRAFRQYDATDPQNRLVAAELETRWNRALARVGEIEARIAAHDGSTPDRASLSCADIAELATDLKAVWTAQRTNARLKKRIVRTLIHEVVADIDDDASEIVLLVHWAGGIHSELRLPKRRRGQRNATSADILAAVRQLVLIASDDLIAGILNRNGLMTGNGNRWTRERVTALRSHHRIPVFRAAPDGDEPWLNLSGAARHVGVTAKTLRLAAEAGDIEAIHPLPDGPWIFSRAELTGPGARQIADRARLNPKYPTGSHPDQQSLFTSTT; from the coding sequence GTGCCGCGTCGTCGATACTGTACTGATCGACCAGGAGATCGTGCGCCGCGCCAGGGCAACGATCGGCTGCTGCTGGGCCTGAAGGGAAGCCTCAATGAGTATGAGCTCGACCTTCTGCGGCAACGTTCTCTCTCGGCGCGCTATGAGAAGGCCCGCCGCGGCGAACTCATCGTCGCCGCTCCAGTCGGCTTTGTGAAAGCAGGGGGTCGGATCGAGAAGGATCCCGACCGCCGTGTCCAGGAAGCGATTGCCCTCGTCTTCGACAAGGTGTCCGAGCTCGGCAGCGCGCGGCGGGCGTTGCTCTGGTTCAGAGAGCATGGCCTGGATTTGCCCGCAAGACGCAACAACGGTGATGTCGTGTGGCGCAGGCCAAGTTATGCGACGATCCATCGGATGATCGATAACCCGATCTACGGCGGCGCCTATGCCTATGGTAAAACAAGTGTCGTAGCCGGATATGATGGTACCACCATGCGGTCGAGGAGTCGTCGCAAAGGGCGGGATGAGTGGCTGGCGCTGATCCCCGGCTCACATGAAGGGTATGTCAGCTGGGAGCGATCGGAGGATATCCGTAAACAAGTGAGCGACAATGTCCCCATCAGCCGACATCACGGCGCCCCGAAGCACGGCGACGCCCTCCTCGCAGGGCTGGTTCGCTGTCGGCGCTGCGGACGCAAGCTGACCGTGCGCTACACCGGCACCAAGCACGATATTCCCCGTTACTCCTGCTGGCGCGGCCTACTCGATAATGGCGAACCGCGCTGCATCGCCTTCGGCGGATTGCGCGTCGATGACGCGATCGAGCAAGCGCTCATCCCGGTCATCGAGCCCGGCGCGATCACGGCCGCAGTCGAGGCCGAGACACAGGCTTCCGGTCACCGCGACCAGGTTCGGGACGCGCTGACGCGCGATCTCGAGGCTGCCAGCTACGACGTGGATCGGGCCTTCCGGCAATATGACGCCACCGATCCGCAGAACCGACTGGTGGCGGCAGAGTTGGAGACGAGATGGAACCGGGCGCTTGCGCGGGTCGGCGAGATCGAGGCTCGGATCGCCGCGCACGATGGATCAACACCGGATCGAGCATCACTGTCTTGCGCCGATATCGCCGAGCTCGCGACCGATCTCAAAGCCGTCTGGACGGCTCAGCGGACCAACGCACGTCTCAAGAAGCGCATCGTGCGCACCCTCATTCATGAGGTTGTCGCCGACATCGACGATGACGCCTCCGAGATCGTCCTGCTGGTCCATTGGGCCGGTGGCATTCATAGCGAGTTGCGGTTGCCGAAGCGACGCCGCGGGCAGCGCAACGCGACATCTGCCGATATCCTCGCTGCCGTCCGGCAACTCGTTCTCATCGCCAGTGACGATCTGATCGCTGGCATCCTCAACCGCAATGGTCTGATGACGGGCAACGGCAATCGCTGGACGCGCGAACGTGTCACTGCGCTCCGGTCGCATCACAGGATTCCAGTGTTTCGGGCCGCGCCGGATGGAGACGAGCCGTGGCTCAACCTGAGCGGCGCCGCGCGCCATGTCGGCGTTACCGCCAAGACGCTTCGGCTCGCTGCCGAAGCGGGTGATATCGAAGCGATCCATCCCTTGCCCGATGGGCCTTGGATATTCAGCAGAGCCGAGCTTACCGGTCCAGGCGCTCGACAGATCGCCGACCGCGCGCGGCTGAACCCAAAATACCCCACGGGATCGCACCCCGATCAGCAAAGCCTATTCACTTCAACAACATAG
- a CDS encoding recombinase family protein → MRTVIYARFSSDNQNPRSAEDQIAVCRERADREGWPVIAVFQDVATSGAAGIGEDQRPGLSSMLRLVEGGGIDQVLAESTDRVSRHVADAHMIRERLEFAGARLFTLFDGTVTPIIGLIKGFTDSQFRTDLAARSRRGHIANINRGRASSGVAYGYRIANRLDERGQLVAGLREIDAERAEVVRRIFREYAAGISPRAIAMTLNAEGVRPPRGGAIWQTSTILGHNKTGFGILRNRVYLGKLVYGRSKSAMNPVTRRKLMRPNPDRTAIVEHDVPDLRIVDDALWQRVHDRIEANRGVPVDRQRRPKHLLSGLGECGVCGGPWIKISSLNWGCSRHRLGNACANNRNIATRQYERRVLADLKANMLAPDVVAAYVREYHRDFARQSAALTRDRARIERQLCEAERKAKRMLEAFADGGSEFAEIRVMLAAAKADTERLTRELSSIDAIPTVLSFHPRLEEEYRRQVEALEAALAEPHAAIEAVPRARSMISRIIVMPAAKRGVELEVVRQVDQVLALTMQCPKGSVSSAR, encoded by the coding sequence GTGCGTACCGTGATCTACGCCCGCTTCAGCAGCGATAACCAGAATCCTCGCTCCGCCGAAGATCAGATTGCCGTCTGCCGTGAGCGCGCCGATCGCGAAGGCTGGCCGGTCATCGCCGTGTTTCAGGATGTCGCGACCTCCGGCGCCGCCGGTATCGGCGAAGATCAGCGCCCCGGCCTAAGTTCTATGCTCCGCTTGGTGGAGGGCGGCGGCATCGACCAGGTGCTTGCCGAATCCACGGATCGCGTCTCCCGACACGTTGCCGACGCGCACATGATCCGCGAACGGCTGGAATTCGCCGGAGCACGGCTTTTTACCCTGTTCGACGGTACGGTCACGCCGATCATCGGCCTGATCAAGGGCTTTACCGACTCTCAGTTCCGCACCGATCTCGCAGCGCGCAGCAGGCGCGGCCATATCGCCAACATCAACCGGGGCCGGGCGTCCAGCGGCGTAGCTTATGGCTACCGCATCGCCAATCGGCTGGACGAGCGCGGTCAGCTCGTCGCCGGGCTACGCGAAATCGATGCGGAGCGCGCAGAGGTGGTGCGCAGGATCTTCCGCGAGTACGCCGCCGGTATCAGCCCGCGCGCCATCGCCATGACGCTTAATGCAGAGGGTGTGCGACCGCCGCGCGGCGGCGCGATCTGGCAGACGAGCACGATCCTCGGCCACAACAAGACCGGCTTCGGCATCCTTCGTAATCGCGTCTACCTGGGCAAGCTGGTCTACGGCCGATCCAAGTCGGCGATGAACCCGGTGACGCGGCGCAAGTTGATGCGGCCCAACCCGGACCGGACGGCTATCGTCGAGCACGATGTGCCCGACCTGCGCATTGTCGACGACGCGCTCTGGCAGCGGGTCCATGATCGCATCGAAGCGAACAGAGGCGTTCCCGTCGATCGACAGCGCCGGCCGAAGCATCTGCTTTCAGGCCTGGGGGAATGCGGCGTCTGCGGCGGACCGTGGATCAAGATCAGCAGCCTCAACTGGGGATGCAGCCGCCACCGCCTGGGCAATGCCTGCGCCAACAACCGCAACATCGCGACGCGCCAATATGAGCGCCGCGTGCTCGCCGATCTGAAGGCCAACATGCTCGCCCCCGACGTGGTGGCCGCCTATGTCCGCGAATACCATCGTGACTTCGCGCGCCAGTCAGCCGCCCTCACCCGTGATCGCGCGCGAATCGAGCGCCAGCTCTGCGAGGCGGAGCGCAAGGCGAAGCGTATGCTCGAAGCCTTTGCGGATGGCGGCAGCGAGTTTGCAGAGATACGGGTCATGCTGGCTGCGGCGAAGGCGGACACGGAGCGGCTGACCCGTGAGCTTTCCAGCATAGACGCGATCCCGACGGTGCTGAGCTTCCACCCTCGGCTGGAGGAGGAGTATCGCCGGCAAGTCGAGGCGTTGGAGGCTGCACTGGCTGAGCCGCATGCCGCCATCGAAGCTGTTCCGCGAGCGCGCAGCATGATCTCTCGGATCATCGTCATGCCAGCGGCAAAGCGGGGCGTGGAGTTGGAAGTGGTCCGCCAAGTCGATCAGGTGCTGGCGCTCACCATGCAATGCCCCAAAGGGAGCGTAAGCTCGGCTCGCTAA